The genomic DNA CGGGCTGGCGCGCGCCTTCTACGGCAATCCGCGCATTCTCGTCCTCGACGAACCCAGTTCCCATCTCGACGGCAGCGGTGAAGCGGCGCTCGAAGCGGTGCTTGTCGCGGCGCGGGCCGCCGGCGTCACCGTGATCGTGATCACGCATCGCCCTTCCATCGCCGCGGCCTGCGACCGCGTGATGCTTTTGCGCGGCGGCGCGATCGAAGCATTCGGCCCGAGCGGCGAGGTGTTGCGGCGGCCCCTCACCGACAAGGGCGCCGACAGGGGCGCACAACGGAACACTGTGGTGACCGGATCATTCGCAACGATGATCCGCGGCACCCCCCACAATGTCCGCCTCGGATCATAGACGATGAGCGCCGAGAGCCTTGCCTGGGAACCACGCACCGACATAAGGCGCGTGGCGTTTACCGGATACGCGGCAACAGCGCTGCTGGTGGGTTGCTTCGGCTATTGGGCGGCCAGCGCGCCGCTGTCCGGCGCGGTGATCACTCCAGGCACGATCTCGGCGACCGGCGGCAACATCCTGATCCAGCAGCCCGAGGGCGGCATCGTCGAGCAACTGCTGGTCCACGAGGGCGACCGCGTGCGGCAGGGCGAGGACCTCATCCTCCTCGACCGAACGGCGGCGCAGGCCGAGCTCAACCGGCTGACGAGGCAGTCGATCGCGCTCAAGGCAACCGCGGCGCGGCTGGGGGCGGAGCGCGACGGACTGGACAGGCTGGCGCCGATCACCGAGGCGGCACCCGCGCCGTTCCAGCAGGATTTCGAGAATCTCATCCGCGAGCAGCAGAAGGAATTCGACGCGAGACTCGCCCGCTTCCGCTCCGAACAGTCGATCATGGCGCAGCGGGTCGCTATGCATCGCGAGTCGGTCGCGGGCCTGAACGCCCAGAAACTCGCCATCGAGCAGCAGACCGATATCGTGAAGAAGGAGCTCGGCATCAAGACCGGCCTCTTGGACAAAGGCCTAACCAACCGCACCGAATATTCGCAGCTTCTGCGCAGCGAGGCCGATCTCGTCGGCCAGGCCGGCGCGATGGAAGCGAACCTCGCCGCGGTCAACACCCAGATCGTCGAAGCCCAGGTGCAAGTCGAGCGCTTGACCACGCAGCGCGTGGAAGAGGCGCTGACCAAGCTCGACGAGGTCCGCACCCATCTCGCCGACATCGCGGAACAGATGCGTGCGGCCGAAGCGGTGCTTCAGCGCACGACGATCAAGGCGCCGGCAGCGGGCATCGTGGTGTCGTCGACCTATAATTCGAAGGGCAGCGTGATCGCGCCGGGCGAGAAGATCATGGAGATCCTGCCCACGGCATCGGGCCTCAACGTCGATGCCAAGCTGCGGCCGAAGGACATCGACCAGGTGCGCGTCGGCCAGAAGGCGAAGCTCAGGCTGTCGGCGCTCAACATGCGGCTGACGCCCGAGGTGTCAGCCACGGTGATGGAGATCTCCGCCGACCGGCTGGTCGATCAAACCACGCACGAACCCTATTTCCGCGCCAAGCTGAGGATCGCCGACGCCCTGCCGCCCGGCGTCAAGCCCGAGCAGCTCTATCCCGGAACGCCGGTCGAGGCCTTCATCAGCACCGGCGACCGGACTTTCTTCGAGTACCTCGTGCGACCGATGCTGGATTCGTTCGCGCGTGCATTCGCGGAGAGGT from Mesorhizobium sp. M1E.F.Ca.ET.045.02.1.1 includes the following:
- a CDS encoding HlyD family type I secretion periplasmic adaptor subunit; its protein translation is MSAESLAWEPRTDIRRVAFTGYAATALLVGCFGYWAASAPLSGAVITPGTISATGGNILIQQPEGGIVEQLLVHEGDRVRQGEDLILLDRTAAQAELNRLTRQSIALKATAARLGAERDGLDRLAPITEAAPAPFQQDFENLIREQQKEFDARLARFRSEQSIMAQRVAMHRESVAGLNAQKLAIEQQTDIVKKELGIKTGLLDKGLTNRTEYSQLLRSEADLVGQAGAMEANLAAVNTQIVEAQVQVERLTTQRVEEALTKLDEVRTHLADIAEQMRAAEAVLQRTTIKAPAAGIVVSSTYNSKGSVIAPGEKIMEILPTASGLNVDAKLRPKDIDQVRVGQKAKLRLSALNMRLTPEVSATVMEISADRLVDQTTHEPYFRAKLRIADALPPGVKPEQLYPGTPVEAFISTGDRTFFEYLVRPMLDSFARAFAER